The proteins below come from a single Triticum aestivum cultivar Chinese Spring chromosome 5D, IWGSC CS RefSeq v2.1, whole genome shotgun sequence genomic window:
- the LOC123124902 gene encoding uncharacterized protein isoform X1, with protein MPCLAHGRHPRPPATNHCKSLTCLIRETYAHCHVPCIGIAGAGWSSGDDSEDDDDDMLNTKQVILNEIRNRQLRKESRCSGDSPALSGAFIWFFTPLDPRSVLEKVSSPEKHVVAGEEKGEAEAEAGSDAGDVESEAFFSVKSFFTRSTSRAATVASLTDMDPPATWDGFRDCEGWPFGLCRRPAVPPLPSTPADSWKWRKQSSGRSLAARPRPAHGDKITTS; from the exons ATGCCTTGCTTGGCGCACGGCCGCCACCCCAGGCCTCCGGCCACTAACCACTGCAAGTCTCTTACCTGCCTCATCAGGGAGACCTACGCGCACTGCCATGTCCCCTGCATCGGGATCGCCGGCGCCGGGTGGAGCTCCGGCGACgacagcgaggacgacgacgacgacatgcTCAACACGAAACAG GTGATACTCAACGAGATTAGGAACCGGCAGCTGAGGAAGGAGTCGAGGTGCAGCGGGGACTCGCCGGCTCTGTCGGGCGCCTTCATCTGGTTCTTCACCCCGCTCGACCCGAGAAGCGTTCTGGAGAAGGTCTCGAGCCCTGAGAAGCACGTCGTGGCGGGGGAGGAGAAGggagaggcggaggcggaggcgggcagCGACGCCGGCGACGTGGAGAGCGAGGCCTTCTTCTCGGTGAAGAGCTTCTTCACGCGCAGCACGAGCCGGGCGGCGACCGTGGCGTCGTTGACGGACATGGACCCGCCGGCGACGTGGGATGGCTTCCGGGACTGCGAGGGGTGGCCGTTCGGGCTGTGCCGCCGCCCCGCCGTGCCGCCGCTGCCCAGCACGCCGGCCGACTCCTGGAAATGGCGGAAGCAGAGCAGCGGTCGCAGCCTCGCCGCGAGGCCGCGTCCTGCTCACGGTGACAAGATCACAACGAGTTGA
- the LOC123124902 gene encoding uncharacterized protein isoform X2 encodes MSVPQATPPDRSIPCSWLEQCLAWRTAATPGLRPLTTASLLPASSGRPTRTAMSPASGSPAPGGAPATTARTTTTTCSTRNSICLALMLQVILNEIRNRQLRKESRCSGDSPALSGAFIWFFTPLDPRSVLEKVSSPEKHVVAGEEKGEAEAEAGSDAGDVESEAFFSVKSFFTRSTSRAATVASLTDMDPPATWDGFRDCEGWPFGLCRRPAVPPLPSTPADSWKWRKQSSGRSLAARPRPAHGDKITTS; translated from the exons ATGAGCGTTCCACAAGCAACTCCACcagatcgatcgatcccttgcagTTGGCTGGAGCAATGCCTTGCTTGGCGCACGGCCGCCACCCCAGGCCTCCGGCCACTAACCACTGCAAGTCTCTTACCTGCCTCATCAGGGAGACCTACGCGCACTGCCATGTCCCCTGCATCGGGATCGCCGGCGCCGGGTGGAGCTCCGGCGACgacagcgaggacgacgacgacgacatgcTCAACACGAAACAG TATATGTCTGGCGTTGATGCTGCAGGTGATACTCAACGAGATTAGGAACCGGCAGCTGAGGAAGGAGTCGAGGTGCAGCGGGGACTCGCCGGCTCTGTCGGGCGCCTTCATCTGGTTCTTCACCCCGCTCGACCCGAGAAGCGTTCTGGAGAAGGTCTCGAGCCCTGAGAAGCACGTCGTGGCGGGGGAGGAGAAGggagaggcggaggcggaggcgggcagCGACGCCGGCGACGTGGAGAGCGAGGCCTTCTTCTCGGTGAAGAGCTTCTTCACGCGCAGCACGAGCCGGGCGGCGACCGTGGCGTCGTTGACGGACATGGACCCGCCGGCGACGTGGGATGGCTTCCGGGACTGCGAGGGGTGGCCGTTCGGGCTGTGCCGCCGCCCCGCCGTGCCGCCGCTGCCCAGCACGCCGGCCGACTCCTGGAAATGGCGGAAGCAGAGCAGCGGTCGCAGCCTCGCCGCGAGGCCGCGTCCTGCTCACGGTGACAAGATCACAACGAGTTGA